A genomic window from Spirochaetota bacterium includes:
- a CDS encoding TIGR00725 family protein, with protein MKIIGVIGAGEAEKELLDLAEKVGRLLAKENVIVVTGGLGGVMEAACKGAYSEGGVTVGILPTDKKEDANPYVKIPIPTGMGEMRNSLIVRASDALIAIGGGYGTLSEIALALKTGKKVVGLKTWNIPGIIKSHSPEEAVTIVMSLFN; from the coding sequence ATGAAAATTATTGGAGTAATAGGAGCAGGTGAGGCAGAAAAAGAACTTTTAGACTTGGCAGAAAAAGTGGGACGTCTTCTTGCAAAAGAAAATGTTATCGTTGTTACAGGGGGATTAGGAGGGGTAATGGAAGCCGCATGTAAAGGAGCTTACTCTGAAGGAGGAGTTACTGTAGGAATACTACCGACAGACAAAAAAGAAGATGCTAATCCATATGTAAAAATTCCAATTCCCACAGGTATGGGAGAGATGAGAAACTCTCTTATAGTCAGAGCTTCTGATGCTCTTATTGCAATTGGTGGAGGATATGGAACACTAAGTGAGATAGCTTTAGCATTAAAAACAGGTAAAAAAGTGGTTGGATTAAAGACATGGAATATACCTGGCATAATAAAGTCTCATTCACCAGAAGAAGCAGTAACTATTGTAATGTCTTTATTTAACTAA